The Kribbella shirazensis genomic interval CTGCACGCTGCGTCTCCCGTTCATGTCGTTGACACCTGCAACGAGACTAGACGCTCCGGGGGCGAACACCGTTCCCACCGGATCGCGTTCTCAGCTTTCGGAGCTCACCGGGTTCGGCACCGCACCGCCGTACCGCCGGTCGCGTTGCGCGTAGATCTCGATGGCCCGCCACAGGTCGCGCCGGTCGAAGTCCGGCCAGAGTGTGTCCAGGAACACCATCTCGGCGTACGCCAGCTGCCAGACCAGGAAGTTGCTGGTCCGCTGCTCCCCCGACGACCGGACGAACAGGTCGACCTCGGGGATGTCCGGCGCGTACAGGTGCCGGGCGATCGTCTGCTCGGAGATCCGGTCCGGCCTGATCTTGCCGTCGGCAACCTCCCGCGCGATCGACCGCATCGCGTCCGCGAGCTCCGCCCGGCCGCCGTAGTTCACGCAGAACTGCAGCGTGATCGTGTCGTTGTGCTTGGTCCGCTCCTGCGCGTACTCGAGCTCGTCGATCACGCTCTTCCACAACCGCGGCCGCCGCCCGGACCACACCACCCGGACCCCCATCGCGTCCAGCTCGTCGCGCCGCCGGTGGATCACCTCCCGGTTGAACCCCATCAGG includes:
- a CDS encoding isoprenyl transferase, which gives rise to MSPIGRRRGRGVVAGRGDRAVVAPEGHPSGARPPVIPAELVPNHVAIVMDGNGRWAKQRGLARTEGHKAGEASLLDVIKGGIEIGVKYISAYAFSTENWARSPEEVRFLMGFNREVIHRRRDELDAMGVRVVWSGRRPRLWKSVIDELEYAQERTKHNDTITLQFCVNYGGRAELADAMRSIAREVADGKIRPDRISEQTIARHLYAPDIPEVDLFVRSSGEQRTSNFLVWQLAYAEMVFLDTLWPDFDRRDLWRAIEIYAQRDRRYGGAVPNPVSSES